Proteins encoded in a region of the Streptococcus sanguinis genome:
- a CDS encoding SepM family pheromone-processing serine protease produces the protein MKRIKKFILPTVIGVTIAFFIAALWVRLPYYIEVPGGAEDVRQVLLVDNQADKEAGSYNFVTVGVEQATFAHLVYAWLTPFTDIYSAKDMTGGSTDDEFNRINQFYMETSQNMAKYQGLTTAGKEIKMDYLGVYVLQVADNSTFKGVLNIADTVTGVNDKTFESSEELVKYVNSQKLGDKVKVTFQEDGQEKSATGKIIKLENGKNGIGISLIDRTEVSSNIPITFSTEGIGGPSAGLMFSLAIYTQLADPTLRDGRDIAGTGSISREGEVGEIGGIDKKVVSAAQSGADVFFAPNNELTEEEKKLSLNGKNNYQTALETAKKIKTDMKIVPVKTLQDAIDYLKKNK, from the coding sequence ATGAAAAGAATTAAGAAGTTTATATTGCCGACGGTCATTGGCGTCACTATTGCCTTTTTTATAGCAGCTCTTTGGGTTCGTCTGCCTTATTATATAGAAGTTCCTGGTGGTGCCGAGGATGTTCGTCAGGTCTTGCTGGTTGATAATCAGGCTGACAAGGAAGCGGGTTCCTACAACTTTGTGACGGTCGGAGTAGAGCAGGCAACCTTTGCTCATCTGGTCTATGCTTGGCTGACCCCTTTTACAGATATTTATTCTGCCAAGGATATGACGGGTGGCTCCACGGACGATGAGTTTAATCGGATCAACCAGTTTTACATGGAAACATCGCAAAATATGGCCAAATATCAAGGGTTGACGACGGCTGGTAAAGAGATCAAAATGGACTATTTGGGGGTTTATGTCCTGCAGGTAGCTGATAACTCAACCTTCAAAGGAGTTCTCAATATTGCTGATACAGTAACTGGTGTCAATGACAAGACATTTGAAAGCTCTGAAGAGCTGGTCAAGTATGTCAACTCGCAGAAGCTTGGGGATAAGGTCAAGGTGACTTTCCAAGAGGATGGTCAGGAGAAATCAGCAACCGGAAAGATTATCAAGCTAGAGAACGGTAAGAACGGGATTGGGATTAGTCTGATAGACCGGACGGAAGTCAGCAGTAATATTCCAATTACATTTTCAACTGAGGGTATCGGCGGTCCTAGTGCTGGTCTCATGTTTAGCTTAGCCATTTATACTCAGTTGGCTGATCCGACTCTTCGTGATGGCCGCGATATTGCAGGGACTGGCAGCATCAGCCGTGAAGGTGAAGTTGGCGAAATCGGCGGAATCGATAAGAAAGTCGTTTCAGCAGCCCAAAGCGGAGCAGATGTTTTCTTTGCACCCAACAATGAACTTACAGAGGAAGAGAAGAAGCTTTCTCTCAATGGGAAAAACAACTACCAAACGGCTCTGGAGACAGCCAAGAAGATTAAAACGGATATGAAAA
- the coaD gene encoding pantetheine-phosphate adenylyltransferase — protein MSDKIGLFTGSFDPMTTGHVDLIERASRLFDKLYVGIFYNREKAGFFTIEARERMVKEALQHLDNVEVITSQNELAVTVARRLGAKAFVRGLRNSQDLDYEANMNFFNQELAGELETIFLLSKPVYQHISSSRMRELIAFQQDIAAYVPQSVIKELERINNEKN, from the coding sequence ATGTCAGATAAGATAGGATTATTCACAGGGTCTTTTGATCCGATGACCACAGGGCATGTCGACCTGATTGAGCGGGCCAGTAGGCTCTTTGACAAGCTCTATGTAGGAATTTTCTATAACCGAGAAAAGGCTGGTTTTTTCACAATAGAAGCCAGAGAGCGCATGGTCAAAGAAGCTCTACAGCATTTGGATAATGTCGAGGTCATCACTTCTCAGAATGAGCTAGCAGTGACAGTGGCCAGAAGACTGGGAGCCAAGGCTTTTGTACGCGGTCTCCGAAATAGTCAAGATCTAGACTATGAAGCCAATATGAACTTTTTCAATCAGGAATTGGCAGGAGAGCTGGAGACGATTTTCTTGCTCAGCAAGCCAGTCTATCAGCATATCAGTTCATCACGTATGCGTGAGCTGATTGCTTTTCAGCAGGATATCGCAGCCTATGTGCCCCAAAGTGTAATCAAAGAATTAGAAAGAATCAACAATGAAAAGAATTAA
- the rsmD gene encoding 16S rRNA (guanine(966)-N(2))-methyltransferase RsmD, producing the protein MFFMRVVAGKYGGRPLKTLDGKTTRPTTDKVKGAIFNMIGPYFDGGRVLDLYAGSGSLAIEAISRGMETAVLVEKDRRAQAIISENIQMTKEPERFDLLKMESGRALEMLTGAFDLVLLDPPYAKEQIVEDLEKLEERRLLSQDVLVVCETDKEVELPEEIAGLGIWKQKIYGISKVTVYVR; encoded by the coding sequence ATGTTTTTTATGAGAGTTGTGGCAGGTAAATACGGGGGCAGGCCCCTCAAGACTTTGGACGGCAAGACGACTAGGCCTACGACCGATAAGGTCAAGGGGGCAATTTTTAATATGATTGGTCCCTATTTTGACGGCGGTCGGGTGCTGGATCTTTATGCTGGGAGCGGGAGTTTGGCTATTGAAGCTATTTCGCGAGGTATGGAAACAGCTGTCTTAGTCGAAAAGGATCGCAGAGCTCAGGCTATTATTTCAGAAAATATTCAGATGACAAAGGAGCCGGAACGTTTTGACTTGCTCAAGATGGAGTCTGGCCGAGCCTTGGAAATGTTGACGGGGGCTTTTGACTTAGTTCTCTTGGATCCGCCTTATGCCAAGGAGCAGATTGTGGAGGACCTTGAGAAGCTGGAGGAGCGTCGGCTCTTGAGTCAAGATGTTCTGGTAGTCTGTGAGACAGACAAGGAAGTAGAGCTGCCGGAGGAAATTGCAGGGCTGGGCATTTGGAAGCAGAAGATATATGGAATTTCAAAGGTGACGGTGTATGTCAGATAA
- a CDS encoding YcxB family protein: MFPMTAKTIMTEEAYRRFAWANFWYKKNGIFSLILPEIVVLICGAICFFIGEPLAGVAFLVIVAVLPFLYYLSMNRHIKKFYRGNPLWHDIEQEFNFYETDFQVFNRNHTSRYDYQDIVAIIDKPETFDIMVGRSMGLILDKADCQPELIDFLLKLKESRSL; the protein is encoded by the coding sequence ATGTTTCCTATGACAGCAAAGACGATCATGACAGAAGAAGCTTACCGCCGTTTCGCTTGGGCCAACTTTTGGTATAAAAAGAATGGCATCTTCTCACTGATTCTCCCTGAGATAGTGGTGCTGATATGCGGTGCAATCTGTTTTTTTATCGGAGAACCTTTGGCAGGCGTAGCTTTTCTTGTTATTGTGGCTGTCCTTCCTTTTCTTTACTACCTGTCTATGAATCGACATATTAAAAAGTTTTATAGAGGCAACCCCCTCTGGCATGATATAGAGCAGGAATTTAACTTTTATGAGACGGATTTTCAGGTCTTTAATCGTAATCATACCTCTCGATATGACTATCAAGATATTGTGGCGATTATAGACAAGCCAGAAACTTTTGATATCATGGTTGGCCGGTCAATGGGACTGATCTTGGATAAGGCAGACTGTCAGCCTGAATTAATTGATTTTTTACTAAAACTAAAAGAAAGCAGAAGTCTCTAA
- a CDS encoding helix-turn-helix domain-containing protein, whose product MFSHEKLKKRRLELNLTQASIYQELGVSRKTYSAWENGLAEPHAKNLRRLATCLKVQENYFVDETSALYTYPLLTPPHKKEVDKLASRLLERQRKVSSLTAYKVLSVELAAGRGHSYYDNETDYETVYFDQDIQHDFASWVSGDSMEPKYPNGSVALMKQTGFDYDGAVYALMWNGKTYIKKIYREAEGLRLESINPDYEDLFAPYEDQPSIVGIVVGHFLPIEV is encoded by the coding sequence ATGTTTTCTCATGAAAAATTAAAAAAACGCCGGCTGGAGCTTAATTTGACTCAGGCTTCCATTTACCAAGAGCTGGGCGTCTCTCGAAAGACTTACTCTGCTTGGGAAAATGGTCTAGCAGAACCCCACGCAAAAAATCTCAGGAGGTTGGCCACCTGTCTCAAGGTCCAAGAGAACTACTTTGTGGATGAGACCAGCGCGCTCTACACCTACCCTTTACTAACTCCACCACATAAAAAAGAAGTAGACAAGCTCGCTAGTCGGCTCTTAGAGAGACAGCGCAAGGTTAGCTCCCTTACAGCCTATAAAGTTCTATCCGTTGAGCTGGCTGCAGGTCGCGGTCACAGTTACTATGACAATGAAACAGACTACGAAACTGTCTACTTTGATCAAGATATCCAGCACGACTTTGCATCCTGGGTCTCTGGGGATTCTATGGAGCCCAAGTATCCCAATGGTTCTGTTGCACTTATGAAACAGACAGGATTTGACTACGATGGGGCAGTCTATGCTCTTATGTGGAATGGCAAGACCTATATCAAAAAAATCTACCGTGAAGCTGAAGGTCTACGCCTAGAGTCTATCAATCCTGACTACGAGGATCTCTTTGCTCCCTATGAAGATCAGCCTAGCATTGTTGGTATCGTAGTCGGACATTTTCTGCCGATTGAGGTGTAA
- a CDS encoding Y-family DNA polymerase has protein sequence MVLFDYSREPHSDIAFVDMKSFYASCECIALGLDPLKTSLCVMSRIENSAGLILAATPLFKKNFGSQNVSRSYNLPFDVHTRKFNFAAAHKQGLPITADYVRFIEDAAQKTLLVPPRMNYYIQKNMEIQKIFQDFAAPDDIFPYSIDEGFLDLTSSINYFIPDQTLDRRTKLDLLAARIQQAIWKKTGIYASIGLSNANPLLAKLALDIEAKHTKKMRVNWSYEDVPSKVWTIPTMTDFWGIGHRTATRLKKLGIYSIYDLAHFNPDILKKEMGVMGLQLWFHAHGIDESNVHKPYQVKSHGLGNSQILPRDYRQQAEIELVFREMAEQVAIRLRRTDKKCQRVSIHARYSKQERLPSIHTQRKIEPTNNSERLAQIVVQLFRSKYQGGAIRQIGVFYSDFVDQGYGLISLFDDPLQVQKEEELQLTIDRIRDCFGFTSLLKGSALLDSSRSIARSKLTGGHSAGGLEGLS, from the coding sequence ATGGTCCTATTTGATTATTCACGCGAGCCCCATTCAGACATTGCTTTTGTGGATATGAAAAGTTTTTACGCCTCTTGTGAATGCATCGCTCTTGGTCTTGACCCTTTAAAAACCTCGCTCTGTGTCATGAGCCGAATTGAAAATTCTGCCGGACTAATCCTAGCTGCCACCCCACTCTTTAAAAAGAATTTCGGCAGCCAAAATGTCAGCCGAAGCTATAATCTTCCTTTTGATGTCCACACCCGTAAGTTCAACTTTGCTGCTGCCCACAAGCAGGGACTACCCATTACAGCAGATTATGTACGCTTTATTGAAGACGCTGCTCAAAAGACCCTATTGGTCCCACCTCGGATGAACTACTATATCCAGAAAAACATGGAAATCCAAAAGATTTTCCAGGATTTTGCGGCTCCCGATGATATTTTCCCCTACTCAATCGATGAGGGCTTCTTAGATTTGACAAGCTCTATCAACTACTTCATTCCCGATCAGACGCTAGACCGCAGGACCAAACTAGATCTGCTGGCTGCCCGCATTCAACAGGCTATATGGAAGAAGACTGGGATTTATGCCTCTATCGGCCTGAGCAACGCCAATCCTCTTCTAGCTAAGCTAGCCTTGGATATTGAAGCAAAACACACAAAAAAGATGCGGGTCAACTGGTCCTATGAGGATGTTCCCAGCAAGGTTTGGACCATTCCGACAATGACAGATTTTTGGGGCATCGGCCACCGAACAGCCACCCGTCTGAAAAAGCTGGGAATCTACTCCATTTATGATTTGGCTCACTTTAACCCCGATATTCTCAAAAAAGAAATGGGGGTCATGGGCCTCCAGCTTTGGTTTCACGCTCATGGCATTGATGAAAGCAATGTTCATAAGCCTTATCAGGTTAAGTCACACGGCCTGGGAAATTCGCAAATTCTCCCCCGAGATTATAGACAGCAGGCAGAGATTGAGCTTGTTTTCCGAGAAATGGCGGAGCAGGTCGCCATCCGACTCAGACGGACCGACAAGAAATGCCAGCGTGTTTCTATCCATGCCCGCTATTCAAAGCAGGAGCGCCTTCCTTCCATTCATACACAGAGAAAAATTGAGCCCACTAATAACAGCGAGCGACTGGCTCAAATCGTGGTTCAGCTTTTTCGTTCTAAATATCAGGGCGGGGCTATCCGACAGATTGGCGTTTTTTACAGTGACTTCGTCGATCAAGGCTATGGTCTGATTTCTCTCTTTGACGATCCCCTGCAAGTTCAAAAAGAAGAGGAACTCCAGCTGACGATTGACCGCATTAGAGATTGCTTCGGCTTTACCTCTTTGCTTAAGGGCTCGGCCTTACTGGACTCCTCTCGTTCCATCGCTCGAAGCAAGCTAACCGGTGGCCATTCTGCTGGAGGGTTGGAGGGCTTATCATGA
- a CDS encoding DUF5960 family protein, which produces MTIQNEHEELQFDYFSQNYYQFQEDFYQFSNLLQPLMVMEDDILLHMASRQATYFKLSKTKSLDKKDHYFHFTVSRPDQANRLCIYHYQGQTEDINQ; this is translated from the coding sequence ATGACCATTCAGAATGAACATGAGGAACTTCAATTTGACTATTTTTCTCAGAATTACTATCAATTTCAAGAGGATTTTTATCAATTTTCCAATCTTCTCCAGCCTCTGATGGTCATGGAAGATGACATCCTACTCCACATGGCCAGCCGCCAAGCCACTTATTTCAAACTCTCCAAGACCAAAAGCTTGGATAAGAAAGACCATTACTTCCACTTTACTGTCAGCCGCCCAGACCAAGCAAACCGACTCTGCATTTACCACTATCAAGGGCAAACAGAAGATATAAATCAATAA
- a CDS encoding flotillin family protein → MDTFFFPTWLIPVIIGLVVLVVLLVKGYVNARPNEVVVITGLRKQRHLRGKAGFMIPFVEQRSYLDIEQFSTDVRTSEAVPTLDFINVRADAAVKLKIGTTDEMIARAAENFLNWNTIDISNSVQDVLEGNLREVIGQMELRKMVNDRQEFASKVQDNVAPDLAKMGLEVIAFTVQSFSDEGGVIDNLGIENVETIKKDALIAKAKAERERKEVEAEQDKLANDKRVAADLEIAQKQNELKLKQAALKQEADIAQAKADAAKGIEAEVQRREQERVAAEANIMKQEKEAEVKEREVKVREQELDANIRKQAEAEKYSRQQAAEAQLIERQRQAEAELFETQKEAEARKAQAEAEKFAQLQEAEAIEAKGRAEAEAIRLKLEAEAEGLDKKAEAMKKMQEAAITEMIVDKLPEIARAVAEPLTKVDKITMYGEGNASKMVGDIMQSIDQVSQGAGFDIRQLLAGALGVNMTVNKLKQDEQPVIEAANLDTDKK, encoded by the coding sequence ATGGATACATTTTTCTTTCCAACCTGGTTGATTCCAGTAATTATTGGTTTGGTTGTCCTTGTCGTACTTTTAGTGAAAGGCTATGTTAACGCACGCCCTAACGAAGTAGTTGTAATTACAGGACTTCGTAAACAGCGTCACCTTCGTGGTAAAGCTGGATTTATGATTCCTTTTGTAGAGCAGCGCTCTTATTTGGATATTGAACAGTTCTCAACAGATGTTCGCACATCTGAAGCGGTACCGACTCTGGACTTTATCAATGTACGTGCTGATGCAGCTGTTAAGCTAAAAATCGGAACGACCGATGAAATGATTGCTCGTGCAGCGGAAAACTTTCTTAATTGGAATACAATTGATATTTCCAACTCTGTTCAAGATGTCTTGGAAGGAAATCTCCGGGAAGTAATTGGTCAGATGGAATTGCGTAAGATGGTCAATGACCGTCAGGAATTTGCCTCAAAAGTTCAGGACAACGTAGCTCCTGATCTGGCTAAGATGGGATTAGAAGTCATTGCCTTCACCGTTCAGTCTTTCTCTGATGAAGGTGGTGTGATTGATAATCTCGGTATTGAAAATGTCGAAACCATCAAAAAAGATGCCCTAATTGCAAAGGCTAAAGCTGAACGTGAGCGCAAGGAAGTAGAAGCGGAGCAGGACAAGTTGGCAAACGACAAGCGAGTAGCTGCTGACTTAGAAATTGCTCAAAAGCAAAATGAACTGAAACTGAAACAAGCTGCCCTCAAGCAGGAAGCAGATATAGCGCAAGCTAAGGCTGATGCGGCTAAAGGGATTGAGGCTGAAGTACAGCGTCGCGAACAAGAACGTGTGGCTGCCGAAGCTAATATCATGAAGCAAGAGAAAGAAGCCGAAGTCAAGGAACGCGAAGTTAAGGTTCGGGAGCAAGAACTGGATGCTAACATCCGCAAACAGGCTGAAGCGGAGAAATACTCTCGTCAACAAGCAGCGGAAGCACAATTGATTGAGCGTCAACGTCAAGCCGAGGCGGAACTCTTTGAAACACAAAAAGAAGCCGAAGCTCGCAAGGCCCAAGCCGAGGCTGAGAAATTTGCGCAACTACAAGAAGCTGAAGCCATTGAAGCAAAGGGACGTGCTGAAGCCGAAGCTATTCGTCTTAAGCTAGAAGCTGAAGCAGAAGGTTTGGATAAAAAAGCAGAAGCCATGAAGAAGATGCAGGAAGCTGCGATTACTGAGATGATTGTAGATAAACTGCCAGAAATTGCCCGTGCTGTAGCAGAGCCGCTTACTAAAGTGGACAAAATCACTATGTATGGTGAAGGCAATGCTTCTAAGATGGTTGGTGATATCATGCAGAGTATTGACCAAGTATCGCAAGGTGCAGGCTTCGATATCCGTCAACTCCTAGCAGGAGCTCTTGGTGTTAATATGACGGTTAACAAGCTAAAACAAGATGAGCAACCTGTCATTGAAGCTGCAAATCTTGACACCGACAAAAAATAA
- a CDS encoding YceD family protein: MLHIQEIRKNPDGLAFEKKLDLAEELKERNPEILDVQDIVASGKVQYEDGLYFLDYDLSYTITLTSSRSMEPVELKESYLVNEIFMEEGQAASQDMIDQDLVLPIENGEINVAESVADNILLNIPLKILTAEEEAGQGFLSGQDWQVMTEEEFAAAQEAQKEKNNPFAGLQGLFDE; the protein is encoded by the coding sequence ATGTTGCATATTCAAGAAATTCGGAAGAATCCAGATGGACTAGCCTTTGAGAAAAAGCTGGACTTGGCAGAGGAGTTAAAAGAGCGCAATCCTGAGATTTTAGATGTTCAGGATATTGTAGCCAGTGGAAAGGTTCAATATGAAGACGGCCTTTATTTTCTAGATTATGACCTGTCTTATACCATTACCTTGACGTCCAGTCGCAGCATGGAGCCGGTGGAGCTCAAGGAGTCTTATCTAGTCAACGAAATTTTCATGGAAGAAGGACAGGCCGCATCGCAGGATATGATTGATCAGGACTTGGTGCTGCCGATTGAAAATGGCGAGATTAATGTAGCCGAGAGTGTAGCTGATAATATCTTGCTGAATATTCCACTGAAAATCCTAACAGCTGAGGAAGAAGCTGGTCAAGGTTTTCTGTCTGGTCAGGACTGGCAGGTTATGACGGAAGAGGAATTCGCCGCTGCTCAAGAAGCTCAAAAAGAGAAGAACAATCCTTTCGCCGGTTTGCAAGGGCTTTTTGATGAATAA
- a CDS encoding Rgg/GadR/MutR family transcriptional regulator, whose product MEHLGQVFRFFREARHISLSEATGGEFSKSMLSRFENGQSELSAQKLFSALSAIHTETEEFTLAAGIQSHHSHKELLSQIHDLLQANQLKLLEELYLEKEKITQKSKRASDWVERLIVKAYLCALKESEKARPGELDFLHDYLFSVDIWGRYELNLFSVCTPVLSLDLFSQYTKEILSRKDFAALFANNRNTLHTTFLNGYLLAISQENITQADYFQQVIERHFYEENETYFRIVYLFAQGELACLKGQKEEGLTQMKQSVDIFRILNCQHSADYYQEALDTAFQKYSK is encoded by the coding sequence ATGGAACATCTAGGACAGGTTTTTAGATTTTTTCGAGAGGCTAGGCACATCTCTTTATCCGAGGCCACTGGTGGAGAATTTTCAAAATCTATGCTCTCTCGCTTTGAAAATGGGCAGAGCGAACTTTCGGCACAGAAACTTTTTAGCGCGCTCAGCGCTATCCACACGGAAACGGAAGAATTTACCCTTGCAGCCGGCATCCAGAGCCATCATTCTCACAAGGAACTCTTAAGCCAAATCCACGACCTGCTGCAAGCCAATCAGCTTAAGCTCTTAGAAGAACTTTATCTGGAAAAAGAAAAAATTACTCAAAAAAGCAAGCGCGCTAGCGATTGGGTTGAGCGCCTAATTGTAAAGGCCTATCTCTGTGCCCTCAAAGAGTCTGAAAAGGCCCGACCAGGCGAGCTTGATTTCCTGCATGATTACCTCTTTTCAGTTGATATTTGGGGGCGCTACGAGCTCAATCTCTTCTCTGTCTGCACTCCGGTTTTATCTCTAGATTTGTTTTCTCAATACACCAAGGAAATCCTCTCAAGAAAGGATTTCGCAGCCTTGTTTGCCAACAATCGCAACACCCTGCACACTACTTTTCTTAATGGCTATCTTCTGGCCATCAGTCAGGAAAATATCACCCAGGCAGACTATTTCCAACAAGTCATTGAGCGACACTTTTACGAAGAAAATGAGACTTACTTCCGAATTGTCTATCTCTTTGCTCAGGGAGAGTTAGCTTGTTTGAAAGGGCAAAAAGAAGAGGGACTCACTCAAATGAAGCAATCTGTCGACATTTTCCGAATCTTGAACTGTCAGCATAGCGCTGACTATTATCAAGAAGCTCTTGATACTGCTTTTCAAAAATATAGCAAATAA
- a CDS encoding transporter: MKLFFKNGVYASLSLSRIFNTLGASIFNIVFVVFASSMPNPKFAIAVANFIVLVPTFFTIFAGIKADKTIHKTRWLIHFGYLQALLFVLVASMTRSSSYLAFSAVCLMNILSDIISDYRSGLQMPILKKNVPEKDLMEAFSFTQLISFLCSLAGQALGVWLLTVSQQDFFLVALVNALTFLLSSTILYLVRRRLTHDPVVISEKKAPLKEELKKMYTSSKLIFEQEGSNNFLKLLAQILVVNAMAGSLIALYNLYLLDNPIFQLSFSQSLLVLQTALVLAMVIASLTPNDYFSRLSLNQLTLWAALTMILLAVSNFLHLPVFVGIAFGFLLAYISGKINPKINTLLLSKLPSDVLAQTSSFLSLLFSFSVPFGTMVFSSLALWNMNASWLIFSIIGVIALLLSIEKKKDIKEI; the protein is encoded by the coding sequence ATGAAATTATTCTTTAAAAATGGGGTCTATGCCTCACTCAGCCTTTCCAGAATCTTCAACACCTTGGGAGCTTCTATTTTCAATATTGTTTTTGTGGTATTTGCTTCCAGCATGCCCAATCCCAAGTTTGCTATTGCTGTGGCTAATTTTATCGTCCTGGTTCCGACATTCTTTACTATCTTTGCCGGCATCAAAGCTGACAAGACTATCCATAAAACTCGTTGGCTGATTCATTTTGGTTATCTTCAAGCCCTGCTCTTTGTCCTTGTTGCCTCCATGACTCGCTCCAGCTCTTATCTAGCCTTTTCAGCCGTCTGCTTGATGAATATTCTTTCAGATATTATCAGCGATTACCGTAGCGGCCTGCAAATGCCGATTTTAAAAAAGAATGTTCCAGAGAAAGACCTTATGGAAGCCTTCTCTTTTACCCAGCTTATCAGCTTTCTTTGTAGCCTGGCCGGACAAGCTTTGGGAGTTTGGCTCTTAACCGTCAGCCAGCAAGACTTTTTCCTAGTGGCGTTGGTTAACGCCCTGACCTTTCTCCTATCCTCCACCATCCTCTACCTAGTCCGCCGCCGATTGACCCATGACCCCGTCGTAATTTCTGAGAAAAAAGCTCCTCTGAAAGAAGAATTGAAGAAAATGTACACATCGTCCAAACTCATCTTCGAACAGGAAGGTTCTAACAATTTTCTCAAACTGCTGGCTCAAATCCTAGTCGTCAACGCTATGGCAGGTTCTCTTATAGCTCTTTATAACCTCTACTTGCTGGACAATCCCATCTTCCAGCTATCCTTTAGCCAGTCGCTCTTGGTTCTTCAGACGGCTCTTGTCCTAGCCATGGTCATCGCCAGCCTGACTCCCAACGATTACTTTAGCCGTCTCTCTCTAAATCAACTAACCCTCTGGGCTGCTCTTACCATGATTCTGCTTGCCGTCAGCAATTTCTTGCATCTGCCTGTTTTCGTCGGCATTGCTTTTGGTTTTTTACTAGCTTATATCTCTGGCAAGATCAATCCCAAAATCAACACCCTCTTACTGAGCAAATTGCCTTCTGATGTTCTCGCTCAGACTTCCAGCTTTCTGAGTCTGCTCTTTTCTTTCTCTGTTCCCTTTGGTACTATGGTCTTCAGCAGCCTGGCCCTCTGGAATATGAACGCTAGCTGGCTAATCTTCAGCATTATCGGTGTGATTGCTCTGCTCCTATCTATTGAAAAAAAGAAAGATATTAAAGAAATTTGA